One window of the Pristiophorus japonicus isolate sPriJap1 chromosome 23, sPriJap1.hap1, whole genome shotgun sequence genome contains the following:
- the LOC139235370 gene encoding zinc finger protein 664-like: MEKPWKCMDCGKGFRSPSVLEIHQHSHTGERPFTFSECGKRFTASSDLLKHQRVHTGERPFTCSECGKGFTASSDLLKHQRVHTGERPFTCYECGKGFT, from the coding sequence atggagaaaccgtggaaatgtatggactgtgggaagggattcagatcaccatctgtcctggaaattcatcaacacagtcacactggggagaggccattcaccttctctgagtgtgggaagcgattcactgcatcatctgacctgctgaaacaccagcgagttcacactggggagaggccgttcacctgctcggagtgtgggaagggattcactgcatcatctgacctgctgaaacaccagcgagttcacactggggagaggccgttcacctgctatgagtgtgggaagggattcacttga